The nucleotide sequence GAGCCTTTTCAAAACCCTGTGATATTTAGAGCTTCCAGAGGCTTTTCCCAGCCAGATTATGACAATTTGGAGAGGGAGCAAAATTTCAGGGAGAAGTCTTGACCATCCCTGTAGTGTTCAATAAAGACCTTGCTCGTGTTTTTAAAGGTTGGGGAAATCTTACATAAAAAGGGAGACACTGAAAAGGTGCGCTGGGATTTTCAGAGAGGCCTGGAGGAGGAATTAAGGTCCCAGCTGTTAGCGACTATCAATAGGAGTTGGACGCATAAGGCCTCAGTCTATATTCTAAAATGTGTATATATGTCAGTCAGAGATGGGAATAACCACAAGCAGCAGCCCAGCAATGCAGGCAAAAACCCCAGTGTAGACTCAGCTATGCTGAGAGAAGAATACTTCTGTCAACGCAGCTAATATCGTTTGGGGAGCTGGTGTTTTTACATCGGCAGAGCTCCTCCTCCTGTGAGCATACACTGCGTCTACACTAGCataggctctgtagtgtagacgtagtccTAGTCTATAGAAACTTGCAACAGAATAACTACTTTGGGTTTAATTCATATCTTTCATCATTTCAATGCCTCTGTGGGAGGACATTCTTATTTCACCATAAACACGCCCTTGTGATTTAGCAGAAGGTAATTCATTCCAATTAAAGCTAAATGAAAACAGGGTGAGTTTATTCTAAAATAAGAACCCACACACAAATTTGCATTGAATTAAATCCAATTGAGGATTTTTTTCAGACAAACCCCAACTCCCTCTGGCCCGTTAGCCTATTACTGTAAAAAGGAAATTCATGTCTGGGGTTTAAACCCACCAAAGCAGGGAAACCCTTGTAGCTGCCACAGACCCATTATGCCACTCAAGGTCCCACATCACAGGCCTAGAGATTAAAATCTGTCCCAGTGAGGGTCAGTATAAGCTCTGCCTAGTTACATACTGCACATTGGTAGGGCAGAACACCCCAGCTTTATGTTCATTGCCCTAGACCCCAAAAGCCAGAATTCCAGGTGCCCTGGAAGCATCACCTCCACATTATAGGTTTCGCTGTATTtttagagtcatagagtttaaggccagagagACCCACCAGATCAgctaggctgacctcctgtataccacaggccaccagcaccactTAGCACCTGCACACAATCTTTTAGTGCACACGTTTCCCATGCTGTGTTCATGGTGATAATGTGGCACCACACCCTTTAAGATCATCTTGATCCTGTCTCCATACCCAagctcccttcccctgccctggtCTGTCCAGAGACCCAAAGGGTGTCACATTCGTGCAGGGCAGACAATGGAAGTGTGGGCCCAATCCCAGCCCCCCTGTTAAAGAGATCCCAGTGCTGATGGGTGACAAAGCTGCCTGGGCTGCAGGATGACAGAAAACACACAACAGCCAGTTCACAGGCTGAGTCGTTGAATGGGGACAACTCCAGGGTCTTAAAGAAGAAGATCCTACTTTGTCTCACCTTCATTTTCTTGGTTTCTGTATCCATCTTGATCAGCGAATCCCCCACCAGGTGTCGAAAGCCGCAGCCGTAGAAGAAGCGGTACTTCCTGCCGTTGCACCGCGAGTAGTTAATCTGGGGGAACTCCATGCCCCCTACCTCCTCCAGGTCCTCGGAATGGAGATTTTCATGCATGCACCAGACCTAGGGCAAACAGCAGAGCACAGGGGTGTTACTGAGCCCTGACCTGGGACAGGCGCTTCAACCCCTAACTGGTCTCATCCACATGCTACCCAGCTATTACAGGGAAGAGGAAATGTTTGGCTTTGTTCCCTGGCCACCTCTAGCTGGCCCATCTCAGAACCATGCTGGGTCCCTTATCCACTCCACCCAAGGAAGAGACTGACAGCATTCGGGGGTTTCAAAAGGGCCCATAAGGCTGAGCTAAGGGGGAAAGCCTCCGTAACAGCATCAGCACTCCAGTGCATTGAACAGCACCTTTCAGCCTGCAGGATCCTAAAGCACTTAACAAGCTGATCCAGGGATTGCTCCTCCACCACTGAGATGACTCCACTTctggggctatgtctacactgcatagtAAGCTCAGGTCTGCGAGACCTGGGCTTGCAGAATTGGTGTGTCCAAGTCTgtgcttgagcatccacactgcactgcAAACCTGGGCCTCCCAACAGTGCTAATGTGTCCGCACAGCCCTGAATCAGCCCTTCTGCTTCTGGGTGGAACACGGGAACTGATTAACCACCCGCTGCCgcactacacaacagtttagaGAAGGAGGCAAAGAGCAATCTTGTATCCAACTGAAAATGCAGGGTGAATTTTGGGATCAAAAGACAGAATTTGGCCAGTTACACCAGCGCTAACACCCCAACTCATGCCAAAAGTGCAGTGCCACAGGGCCTTTAGTAACCATGTGTGGTCAGGATGTTGGCTTTACATCTCATCTAAAAGATGGCATCTCCAGCAACACAGTGCCAGGGCTTTGTACTGACTTCCATCCACGTACAGACCAAGCCTGACTCTGCTTAGGTGGCAAGAACTAAAAAGATCGCAGCACAAGACAATACGGGCGCACACAACCTTCAGTGTAGTTATTTATGCCTCTAAGACGTACCGTCCCATCCACCTCTTTCACAGCACTCGCTGACGTGTAGGACAAGGGGCTGAGGTTCTGCCCCACGGGCATGCTTGAATCCACATTCAGTGGTAGAACAAAGCGGCGGGGGAAAGTTCTGGCTATCGAGTTATAGATCTGTTAGGAAGACAGGAAGttacagggagagagagatgaacGGGCTGGTGAGCTCAGTCCCCGGGGTGGGGCAAACACCTGTTGACCTTTCCTCCATTCCAAGGCTCCCTGCTCTCTGATGATTTGTACTAGCatagcacctagagaccccacgccgagatcagggccccattgtgccaggcaccgTACAGACATAGTGAGAAACAGTCCTGCCTGGGACAGCTCACAGTCCATGTAGATAAGACACACAAAGAACGGGAGGGGAAACCGGCACAGAGAGGGGTAGTGCCAAGTTcactcagcaggtcagtggcCGAGCCAGGAATAGACGCTtggtctcctgactccctgtcGACTGTCCCATCcactctgcctctccctcccGCCCAGCACTTCCTATTCCTTCCTCCTGGCCATTCCCCTGGCCCTTCTTTCCACACCCTTCCTTGGATTAATGTCATTGTTACTTAGAGACAAGTTTGCAGCGTCTAGAACAACGAAACATTCTCATTTTGCCCACAATAAGAGTCACCCACAAATCAATGAGGCCAACTAACTCCAAGGAGCGTAAAGCTCCCTCTGCATTTCCCAGCCTTCAGCTCAGCCAGCCTGGGATCAGCAGGTCCCGTacaacacacacagaggcaggggCTTTACCTGATCCAGACCCTCCCCAGCTTTGCGCAGGTTTTGGAGCTGGTAAGTTTGTAGGCTCCCTCCGTCATCCTGGCAGCAGAAGTCAAGGACCACACAGCCCTGATCTTCAAAGGCGTTGATATGATGGAAAGCAGCAAATGGCTTGCTGTAAAACTGCCCGGGAAGCAGCTGCAGTGAGACAAAAGACAGATTTGTGTCCCGCCTCCAGCAATCTCAGCCCCTCCCTGGGCCCTGGAGAGTCCCATTGTCCCTTTCCAGTTCTCCAATCACTCTTTTCACACCCGTTGTCTTAGACCCCAGCAgaacaacagcttcacagccAGTTATGGGCAGAAGCAGATTCAGGCAATCTGGAGCCCAAAGCACACCACGACAAGAGCCCCTCCGACCATGCACCACCGCCCACCTGGAGGGGCAGCGGACGGGAACCCTTCTCACCCCCAGAGACGGAGGGGCAGTGGCCACGACACTCACATGGAGCCGCCTGGATCACACTCACACTCCTCACCCTACACCTGGATCCCCATGTCACTTGGCAGGTACATCTCAGTCCTTCTACCTGCAACTCCAggactgcttcccaggagccccTACCTGCCTGTTGCTCTACGTTCTTTTAAGGGGCAGCAAAGAGTTTTCTTGCATTTGCCTCTGCTCCAGCACCTAATAACTTCTCATCCAGGAGGCCTAACTATTCCCTAGTTTTCAAGGCAATactgctgcagttcctggcctgACCCATACAGCCCAGGTTGCTGCTGCCAAAAGCCAGGGGCATTTCCTGTGGGCTCTAAGATTGACTGAACAGGAGAAATCTAGGCCTGCATAACTGCTGGAATGGCAGAAAATTTACCTCTCCCGTGTGCTTATTCACCACGTGGAAGCGGGTTTTGTACTGCGGCTCCCAGTTTATCCCATCAGCAATGGGCTTCCCAAGGAACTTGGATGTGATGACCCGACACAGATTAATCTTGATGGGCTGCTCAGTGAAGACCACGTAGTTCTCACTCATTCCTGAATGGACAGAAGGGGGAATTCAAAACGTTTTGCTCCAAAAGGCAAACGAGGTGACGAGAACTGCTGGGAGCACGGGTCAGTGAACAACCTGCCTCTGGTACTAGAACCTGGTATGGCAAGTTGTCGCTTGTAGGCTATGCTGAGTCTGCATACAGAAGGCCTAGTAGAGGATGGGAGGCACCTCACCAAAGCTGTGATAGTAGGAGGGTTTCATCTTCTCAGCTGGAGCGATGGAGCACAAAACTTTTGCTCCCTGCAAAGTGTCATCGCGGTTTGACTTCTGCGGAGGAATCCGAATAATGTTATAGCTGGAACCTGGAAAGGAGAAAGCATATCCATCAGCCCAGAGACCCAGGATTGACACAGTCAGCACTTCAGGACAGGCACCAAACAGGTTTGTGCATTAGCCCTCTCCATGTTCAGAGTCTTAGTGGCTCAGTCTTCAGATACAAGACATGCcagatgagattttcaaagccaactGGGGGATTTAACCACACAATTCCCACTAGAATAAATCCTCCAGCCAGCTTTAAATATTTCAGCCACCCACCCCTGAATCCCATCAGGTGCTGACACTAAATCCCAGCTAATGAGCTGTTAAATCTTTAGCTAGATTCATCCAGGACTACAAATCTCCACTTCCTGTGGGGCCCACACTCATGCCTTCTCCTTTCAAACAAGGTCTTCCTAAGTCTTTTATTTATTGAGCACAAGGCAAGGAAAGCTCCACCCTAGCCATATGCTCAAGTTCTCCCAAACCCATTCCTTCTGTCACAGTATACAGGCTAGCCAGAGCACTCCAGTTTGACATCAGCACAGTGTGGCAATTCTTTGATTGTCGCAGGATGACACCATGTTGACAAATACATTTTATGAACAGGAACTGCAGTGTTAATGCCTGACCATACCCTGACACATGCTGAAATTCTGAAGATACAGATTCAGCTCACAGCAGAACCCAAACCCACCCCCACTTCTCCTATGCACCTGCCAGGggcgccatttcagattttggtggggGGGACGACGACTTTAACGGGGATTCCAGggactacttaggcacctgaaaactctagggttTTTTGACATTAGCTGATAGGctcactgtatctaattcctatatagaAAAGAGGATTCAATAAATATTAGACCCGTTCAGCTCTAATACGAACATGTTTTCACATCTTGtgtcaagtcacttaagggacaccCAGGGTAGGTTTAAAATTGTAATGTATATTCTTTGCTACTAACCCTTGAATACAACAATGGAAACAACTGTCGAAAAATCTAGATGACTTTCTATCCCTTTTTTGCTGTTCCTCAAGCTTGGAATTGATCATTTAACATTGGAAACATCTTACTAGGGCAAAGCCCCAtgagtttatactgcacctgcctgAGGCTCTAGGGGTGTTACCTCACTCCAAATAATGGACTAGAAACTAACCTTGaacaggagtgaaactgacactttccAGTTACTTTCACAGTACTGCcaatcccaaatgttcaaaaatcatgaatcaggctcaccaaaaatcatgagattgtcttTAAAATCATTagattatgtaaaaatagtaGATTTGGAGttcttttgatttgccttctgctttttgagcctccAAGGTGCACTGGAGTCACATTTTGAatctttctccacagccacgagggctagaaacttcatttttctttaagaatgaaggctgaaatcttcacatatccacttgactccaggagctggggctttaaggacaaatattatcatgagactcatgacaaaatcatgagaattggcaacactgcttttacttctgtttaaaatctagttactttccagaaggctcttaaacacaacactcacaggagaatatttaaaaccaaGAAAATTAAACCATTTAACACCAAGAAAATTCTATATTTTAAAGTTGAGGGAAAAAACAGACTTCTGAGGTACATCAGGGCCACTGCagggaggaaaggaaaataaacaggcacaggagctctgggcagctcttcctcTAGAAGGAAAATTGGAGAGTCAAATCTTCTAGTCCTTAATCCAGTAAAACTTAAATTGCCATCAGTGCCTCCGCTCACAGATATTAACATGTGCTTAATAACTATACACTTCATACTTaaatatctgagccatcttaTCCAGTGCTACACATTTTATACACCTTGGTTCAGGGAAtacattttctggcatattctgaacagtgctgagcacacagatgGTGCCCAGTGAATAATACAAATCATGACAGTAATCATCGACTTTATGGGCTCTGTGGATGCAATTTCGGTTCTTTGTTCTGGAATTGGCCTGGATACAGCTGAAATCCTAAGAATTTGAGGCATAAATATATCTAATACTTATACGACACTTACTGATTCCTTCCTttctcaaactcagaacaaaaaaatgacaaaacaaaatggttttcagttaaaatataaaattgcacAGCAGCCATTGCTCTATAATCCAGCATGAGGCAGAACCTGACACCCCTTAGGAGTTAAGTGATCTTGTCTCATCTGACTCTCATTCTCCAGCCTTcctgacttctgtgctgcttttcaTGCTGTCAACCATGACATCCATCTTGGAACCGTTTGCTGGCATTTCAGAGACCTGGCTGTCTTGGGTTTGCTCCCATCTATCAGAGTCCTCTTTTTTTGCAGCACGCAGCAGAGAGGTTAATGTAGTCTGGTGTTCTGGATAGGGAGCTAGCCCGGAAAGGCCTGGGTTGTACTCCCCCATGGACGTTCTGCATGACCTCAGGCCTGTGCCTTAGGGACAGagtttcaaaggtttttaggcacccaaagatgcagcTAGGTTTACGAAGGACCTAACCTtctaggcgcttttgaaaatcccactaggtgcctaaatacctttgaaaatctggcctttagtctctctgtgcctcagtgccccacctgtacaatggggataacagccctgcTCTACCTCACCAAGGGGCTGTGAGGAGAAATGAGTAAGACCTTGTCAGgcgctcagatactgtggtagtggggccacataagtaccacaGGGTAGAATGGGAACTTCTCTATATCACTGCTAGCCCTGCCCCTGGTTTTGACCCCTTTTCACCTATGCCCCCAAATCTCAcccttttttcatgttctctgtgtatatatatcttcctactgtattttccactgaatgcatccaatgaagtgggtttttgcccacgaaagcttatgctcagataaatgtgttagtctctaaggtgccacaagtacttctcgttCCTTTTCTGAATGTAACCTTGGCTCAGAGGGCTTGACTGCACTGTTTCTGAGTCCCCTGCGTCCCCTCTAAAACAACTCCACCACCACACCCTTCCTGTTTTACATGCTAGACTTCCAGATCCTTAATTTAATCACCAGCCCTTTCTTGTCTCTTAtctgtttgtaaacaaaatactaactcccctccccaggggcacCTCTCCTCTGCAGAACTTACATTTCGCACTAATTCTGTGCTGGAGTTAAGAGCTCCACCTGGGAGCTCCCACACCTCCTGTATGAAATTCAGGGAggggctccctgcccaccccccttcCTATACCCACTAATTGGtgcccctggcacctgcccccATGCTGAAATCTACCCACTGCTTCCAGCCCCAGAAGAGGGGCCCCATCGGATTCCTTCATACCTTATATCAGCAATTTCTTCTGACTTGTTCCAAGCCTCACTAGTGGCCATTTCCACATAGCTATTGTCAGGCTCTGTTGTTTTCTCTGCCTCATTAAGAAAGTTGGAGCCACAGCTAAGCTCAGCAGATAACAAAGAGTCAGTTTCCTTACAACAGGGCCTCAGTCAGAGGAACTGGAATGAAACCTAAGCATCTGTACTAAGCTCATTGTCACAACATCTGAGCACCCACAGCAATGGAATGAGGACACAAACCAGCCTCGCAGCTCCTATGTCAAAAGGAGAAACTAGAATTCTGAGCCCAGCTGAAATGTAATGATGCCTGTCTACTGAATCTGATCCCTGCCCAAGGAGGATTGGTGGCTTAGGGATGTGCTGTGCATGACCCTGTGGGAGAATTTGAAGCTAAATGCTACTGAAGCATAAAGGAATTAGCACAGCAAGAATGAAAGAACAGCAAAGCCAGGGAATTGTTTGGTGAATTGGTGCAAGCCAGCAGTGCCAGCTCCAACAACACAGGGCATTAGCTGCTTTCTGAGGGAAGAGGCACACTGGGGAGGAATGTCTTTATGCAAAAAGAAATTGAAGTTGGTTTTGAGGAGCCACTCAAATAGGGTTATGGTTTTGCTATAATATCATCCTAGTATTGGGAAATCTGCTACAGAAACCGATCCCATCCTAACCCCTGGCTGCAGAGTACAAAGGCTGGGGAACAATCCTGGCACAAGGGAATATGGACTAATAGGTTTTCTCCCACCACACTCCCCCATCTTTAGGAACTGCCACATTGGATCAAACAAGTGGGCTGTCTAGTCCACTATTCAAGTGGCCAGTACTGGCTGCTTCAAAGGAAGATTCAAGAAACCCTGGAGTTTGGGGACAAACTGCCCCCAGGGGGACTTCTTTCTGTCCCCTAGTAGTTGGAGGTAGGCTCATGCTCTGAAATATTGGGGTTTATCTCCCACCCAGAGCTCTTGGTTATTTTAATCCTGGCTATTCTAAATCTTCTTGTTATCCGTAGAAATGTCCTGTCCTGTTCTGAACCCTGCTAAGCTTTTAGCCGCATagacatcttctggcaaggagtacCACAGGCTAAATggacattattttaaaaagtattaatcCAACTGTGCTAGAGTTTAGTCCTTTCAATAAACACCTTTATTTGTTTCTGACAGCTGTCTTACATCAGTTTCACACTGTTTCATAACTGGGAACTACAGAGAGAGTAGCTACAGAGCTGCAGATTTGGGGGGTGACATTAGAATGTGCAAAATTTGGCACAACTGAGAATAACTAGCAAGGAGTAGGGATTTCCCTATGGTGTCCAGGAAGGGTCAAAGCACTCACTCACTGCAGCTACTGCCCTGCATAATCATTTTTCTGGTCCCATAAGGAACGCTTTACGGCCCCAACCcaagcccatttaagtcaatggaaaaactctcgTTGATTTCAAAAGGCCTtggattcagccttgacacttTATGTAACTTCCTTAAAAAGCATCTTCTCTCTACCAAACTGATCCACATGTGTGCATGATACATCTCATCCCTACCCAGGGCAGTGCCCTGCACTTCTTCCTACTGCTCACAGAAAGGTCTGTGCTCATTGGGATGAGGCAGCCTCCCAAAGCACATTAACTAAAGAGGCCAAACATTAAGAGAACAAATGTCATGGTGAGATTGATGGGAGCCACAATTTCAGACTGATCCTGCTTTGCTGTCATCGTGTCCCAGAGAAACAGCAGCTTCCTCACTTTGTTAGACTCCATCAAAACCCCCTCCTTACAGAAGCAGCACGTAGTCTGCCTAGCCTCGCTGCAGGACCGTCAGACCTCACCTCCCCCTGCTTCTCAGAGCAGTTACCCTGACTAGCCTCACCATGTTTCCCATACGAGTTGCCCATGTTGTATGCTGTCCCATCAGGCTCATAATGTGGATGGGCTGTTGCTCCATTCACCACAACGAATTTGCTCCAGTCCACCTGAAAATTCAAAGATTTTTAGAGTCAGAGCAGTAATCACTTCCGAACAGCAGCCATAAGCCAAGAggcagaaagtcacatcctcacattccttcTAAATTATACCAAACCAATATAATAGCAAGCTGTTAAGGAGGTGCCCCTCCTAACAGTACAGATAAGCAAGGGAATCGCAGGGTGCtaaccctggcaagccgcgtgccaaaggttgctaaCCCCTGCCTTAgcctctcagttccccatctgtaaattgaagATAAAAGCACTCACAGGGGTGATGTGAGGATTAAACCTTAACAAATGTGGGGTGCGTCAATACCCAGTAATGGGGCCGTATAAGTGCCAAAGCTAGAgatggccccattgtgctaggcatgtcCAGGCATGCAATTAGCAGACAGTCTCTGTTCCAAATCTATCAGTTCTATTGCAGGCAGATAGAGACATTTGGTAACTGGTGTGTTTTCTTCAAACACCAATACAGGCTATACAAAGATACAACAGAGTTTAATATCATTATCTACAACTAGAGATTTTCTGGGTAGCAAATGTTGTACCAAAGTTGTACCATGCACAGCTTCGTTATAACCCTATCTTCATGTGCTCATAAGTGTTCAGAATTCTCCTTTGTGGCTACAACTTTCTATGCTTAGACTTAGTCAAAAGGTGAGTCTCTTAGGGAGAAAGtctgatggaaatcacttcagGCACTGAAATGTccaagtgtgaaaaatacacttctcagccaagattttcaaaagtgactagtgatttttggcttcccaatttgagacaccttaaagggaccagattttcagaaagtgctgagtgctcaccctctgaaaatcaggccctttaagaTGTCTTGAGTTAGGTACTCAAAAATTCAGGGCCTCAACTTaatagccacttttgaaaatattagtcCACCTCTCTAATGGCTGATGAGAATTCTTATGTCCAGGTGTCTCCACTTGGCTGAACTTTACCACTGAAACCACCCACATGGCATCTCTTAAATAGGTAATAGTCCCTGGCAAAGTTTGAAATAGGTATTATGCAACCCCCAAAACCAACTTTGTTGGACACATGCAGCACGAAACAGCTGCTAGGCTTAGAATTTCCATATGGCTTGCAACTATGGAAGACAGTGAATACACCAGAGCTCTAACAGTGTTGGGTAGGTGTGGCTTTGTGCTGCCGTTTCACCACAAAGCAAAGTTGCCTAGCTCCCAGCTTTGTGCAGATGTAAACTGTCCCAGTAAAAGCAGCAtaagtttttaatatatttctccTGTTCTCTCCATTCCTTGTGTTTTCCCCCTCTTTTCTATTTTCTCAAAAACCCTATGAAATTAACATGCCAACTAAATCTTATATGAATGGAGCTTTAATGTTAGATGTGTAGGCCACGATTCTGCAAGCTGTTCCAGGCGGGCAGATCCCTGCATTCCTGCAGAGCCCCCTCGACTTAATGCAGCTGTGCATAGAGCAACTTGCAAGATCAGGGCTTTAACCTGATGTATATGCCACAAGACAGCAGACAGCTTAATCTGAAATGCAACAGCACATTCGGTGATAGGCAGTTGAACTGCATGTAGGCTAGTGCACAGGATGAACACAATGGGGAAGTGGGATTAGCCAAGAATTCAAGGAGGGtgccggggtggggctggcttggagttgggactggttgaagGAGATGAAGGGAGCAGATTGGGTGGGACCATGGGGTAGGGCAGAGCATAGGCAGGAGTGGAGTTCTGTAAGACTATTAACATCTATAACCTTGATGTTACATGGGTATATATTTTTGCATTTCCGTACACTGGAATCGCCAGACAAGTCCAGATCCCTGCACTTCATGGACAGTGACCAAGTTGCGAGGGACCCTGCTTTACCCTTGGTTGAAAACATAACTGACCTCAGGAGTCCTCAAGTCTAACCCTGCCTGCTGCCAATGGCTGTGACTGGACCTCAAGCATGGCAGCTGCTTTACTATTCACCTCGATCCTGCAATGCCCTCCAGCACATGTACCACAGAGGAACCTTTAAGGCCATGAGGTGACTGGCAGTGACTGCAGATTTCCTGGCAAGTCCAGTATCTGCCATAGAGAAGTCATTTTTGCCAGGAGAGAGAGGTACAGAGGATCTCAACACAGTGCAGGTTGGACACAAAGACCAAGAGGGTCTTTGGGAATTGTCCCCACTAGCTGCCAAGGCCATCCTGGGAAGAGTGTGACATGATTCCCCCACACCAGGTGC is from Mauremys reevesii isolate NIE-2019 linkage group 12, ASM1616193v1, whole genome shotgun sequence and encodes:
- the LOC120375719 gene encoding beta,beta-carotene 9',10'-oxygenase-like isoform X2, encoding MFSQILLFAISLLPANVGHFLCCLIKSIPVLKDVLPSPQQEPVTFSNRKGLQCISPLMRSVEETPQPILTKVKGHIPKWLNGSLLRNGPGKFEFGEEKFNHWFDGMALLHQFQLENGIVTYRSKFLQSDSYVTNSRHNRIVVSEFGTLAMPDPCKSIFGRFISWFEMPRPTDNSSVNYVVYKGDYYVSTETNFMRKVDPETLETKEKVDWSKFVVVNGATAHPHYEPDGTAYNMGNSYGKHGSSYNIIRIPPQKSNRDDTLQGAKVLCSIAPAEKMKPSYYHSFGMSENYVVFTEQPIKINLCRVITSKFLGKPIADGINWEPQYKTRFHVVNKHTGELLPGQFYSKPFAAFHHINAFEDQGCVVLDFCCQDDGGSLQTYQLQNLRKAGEGLDQIYNSIARTFPRRFVLPLNVDSSMPVGQNLSPLSYTSASAVKEVDGTVWCMHENLHSEDLEEVGGMEFPQINYSRCNGRKYRFFYGCGFRHLVGDSLIKMDTETKKMKIWQEDGFYPSEPVFVPVPKATAEDSGVILSVVVTPSQNQNTFLLVLDAETFSELGRAEVPVQMPYGLHGIFVPR